From a single Couchioplanes caeruleus genomic region:
- the galE gene encoding UDP-glucose 4-epimerase GalE, with product MKLLVTGGAGYIGSVTSRLLLDAGHEVVVLDNLSNGFRDAVAPGATFVEADIADAASVLTPDAGFDAVLHFAGLIQAGESMVRPELYWDHNVRRSLALLEAVRAAGVPRFVFSSTAAVYGNPTELPITEEATKAPTNTYGATKLSFDYALTSEAFAHGLAAVSLRYFNVAGALIREDGAAGERHDPETHIIPITLQVAAGKREKLQLFGDDYPTADGTCVRDYIHVHDLARAHLLAIDGATGGRHKIYNLGNGNGFSNRQVVEAAREVTGAELPVEVAPRREGDPATLVASSQRARDELGWVPEKPTLTEMIGDAWEFYRTHVA from the coding sequence GTGAAACTTCTGGTCACCGGGGGCGCGGGATACATCGGCAGCGTCACCAGCCGCCTGCTGCTCGACGCCGGTCACGAGGTCGTCGTCCTGGACAACCTCAGCAATGGCTTCCGCGACGCGGTCGCCCCGGGCGCGACCTTCGTGGAGGCGGACATCGCGGACGCCGCATCGGTGCTCACCCCGGACGCGGGCTTCGACGCGGTGCTGCACTTCGCGGGCCTCATCCAGGCCGGCGAGTCCATGGTCCGGCCGGAGCTCTACTGGGACCACAACGTCCGCCGGTCGCTCGCGCTGCTGGAGGCCGTCCGCGCGGCCGGGGTGCCGCGGTTCGTCTTCTCCTCGACGGCCGCCGTCTACGGCAACCCCACCGAGCTGCCGATCACGGAGGAAGCCACCAAGGCCCCGACCAACACGTACGGCGCCACCAAGCTGAGCTTCGACTACGCGCTGACCTCCGAGGCGTTCGCGCACGGGCTGGCCGCGGTGTCGCTGCGCTACTTCAACGTGGCCGGTGCCCTCATCCGCGAGGACGGGGCCGCCGGCGAGCGGCACGACCCGGAGACCCACATCATCCCGATCACGCTGCAGGTGGCCGCGGGCAAGCGGGAGAAGCTGCAGCTGTTCGGCGACGACTACCCCACGGCCGACGGCACCTGTGTGCGCGACTACATCCACGTGCACGACCTCGCCCGGGCCCACCTGCTCGCGATCGACGGCGCCACCGGCGGCCGGCACAAGATCTACAACCTGGGCAACGGCAACGGGTTCTCCAACCGCCAGGTGGTCGAGGCCGCCCGCGAGGTCACCGGCGCCGAGCTGCCCGTCGAGGTCGCACCGCGGCGCGAGGGCGACCCTGCCACGCTGGTCGCCTCGTCCCAGCGCGCCCGCGACGAGCTGGGCTGGGTGCCGGAGAAGCCGACGCTGACGGAGATGATCGGCGACGCCTGGGAGTTCTACCGCAC
- the trpS gene encoding tryptophan--tRNA ligase, whose product MSDADRRPRVLSGIQPTADSFHLGNYLGAVRNWVAMQETADAFYCVVDLHAITAGHDPVALRNRTRLSVAQLLALGLDPERCTLFVQSHVPEHAQLAWVLSCITGFGEAGRMVQFKDKSAKQGSDTTSVGLFTYPILQAADILLYQADAVPVGEDQRQHLELTRDLAQRFNTRFGPTFTVPSPYIVRDTAKITDLQDPTSKMSKSASSPNGIIELLEEPSRSAKKIKSAVTDTGREILYDEENKPGISNLLTIYAALTGRTIDELLEQYDGRGYGDLKKDLAEIVVEFVKPIQERTRTYLEDPGYLDKVLAIGADKARAVSAVTLAQAYQNIGFLSPFRGA is encoded by the coding sequence ATGTCCGACGCCGACCGCCGTCCCCGGGTGCTCTCCGGCATCCAGCCGACCGCCGACTCCTTCCACCTGGGAAACTATCTCGGCGCGGTCCGCAACTGGGTGGCCATGCAGGAGACGGCGGATGCGTTCTACTGCGTCGTCGACCTGCACGCGATCACCGCCGGGCACGACCCGGTGGCCCTGCGGAACCGGACCCGGCTGTCGGTGGCCCAGCTGCTCGCCCTCGGGCTCGACCCGGAGCGCTGCACGCTCTTCGTGCAGTCGCACGTGCCCGAGCACGCCCAGCTCGCGTGGGTGCTGAGCTGCATCACCGGCTTCGGCGAGGCCGGGCGCATGGTGCAGTTCAAGGACAAGTCGGCGAAGCAGGGCTCCGACACCACCAGCGTCGGCCTTTTCACGTACCCGATCCTGCAGGCCGCGGACATCCTGCTCTACCAGGCCGACGCCGTGCCGGTCGGCGAGGACCAGCGCCAGCACCTCGAGCTCACCCGCGACCTCGCGCAGCGCTTCAACACCCGCTTCGGGCCGACGTTCACCGTGCCGTCGCCGTACATCGTTCGCGACACCGCGAAGATCACCGACCTGCAGGACCCGACGTCGAAGATGAGCAAGTCGGCGTCCTCGCCCAACGGCATCATCGAGCTGCTCGAGGAGCCGTCCCGGTCGGCGAAGAAGATCAAGTCGGCGGTCACCGACACCGGCCGGGAGATCCTCTACGACGAGGAGAACAAGCCCGGCATCAGCAACCTGCTGACCATCTACGCGGCGCTCACCGGGCGGACCATAGACGAGCTGCTCGAGCAGTACGACGGCCGTGGCTACGGCGACCTCAAGAAGGACCTCGCCGAGATCGTCGTGGAGTTCGTCAAGCCGATCCAGGAGCGCACCCGCACGTACCTCGAAGACCCGGGCTACCTCGACAAGGTGCTGGCGATCGGCGCGGACAAGGCGCGGGCCGTCTCCGCGGTCACGCTGGCCCAGGCGTACCAGAACATCGGGTTCCTGAGCCCGTTCCGCGGAGCCTGA
- a CDS encoding 2'-5' RNA ligase family protein, with translation MAQTDAATTRIGVAIDIPPPWGAQLTRRRHEAGDPQAAYTPAHVTLLGPTEVASAELPGIERQLEKIAAAQQPFTIHLRGTGTFRPVTEVVFVTLAVGISECELLAAAIAAADGVHRDARFPYHPHVTVAQDVPSAALDAVFDDLADFDARFDVPAFTLFSHDLSAGGEGPWQRRRDYKLGG, from the coding sequence GTGGCGCAGACGGACGCGGCCACGACCCGGATCGGGGTCGCGATCGACATCCCGCCGCCGTGGGGCGCCCAGCTCACCCGGCGCCGGCACGAGGCGGGCGACCCGCAGGCGGCGTACACGCCGGCGCACGTCACGCTGCTCGGCCCGACCGAGGTGGCCAGCGCGGAGCTGCCCGGCATCGAGCGGCAGCTGGAGAAGATCGCCGCGGCGCAGCAGCCGTTCACCATCCACCTGCGCGGCACCGGCACGTTCCGGCCGGTCACCGAGGTCGTGTTCGTGACGCTCGCGGTCGGCATCAGCGAGTGCGAGCTGCTCGCCGCCGCCATCGCCGCCGCCGACGGGGTGCACCGCGACGCCCGGTTCCCGTACCACCCGCACGTGACCGTCGCCCAGGACGTGCCGAGCGCCGCCCTCGACGCGGTCTTCGACGACCTGGCCGACTTCGACGCCCGCTTCGACGTGCCGGCGTTCACGCTGTTCTCGCACGACCTCTCCGCCGGCGGCGAGGGCCCCTGGCAGCGCCGCCGCGACTACAAGCTCGGTGGTTAG
- a CDS encoding YihY/virulence factor BrkB family protein — protein MNAIDRAYAAVEARIMALRHRSRYFDHLCRAALRYDEVLGGRLAAAIAYYGFFAVFALALIGYSIFGVLIDNNVRLFEIVQDFLDENLPFLDVEAILASGRTVGIVGLVGLVFTGIGWVEAIRSSQRLIWRLNEQPGYIGIRQAVDLLVLLGILLLLSISVGAVYGLESLLDWISDGRANLLLSIISTVLTIGINMLLAAALLAAVPRLRMTARRMAPPVLQVGVGIYLLNTVGKSFVGLIQRNPAYGLVASAVGLLVYLYVFNQILLFGAAWAATSPHGRVVDLSADDKTAPVGQNTWIRHHRPE, from the coding sequence GTGAACGCCATCGACCGGGCGTACGCGGCGGTCGAGGCACGGATCATGGCCCTGCGGCACCGCTCCCGGTACTTCGACCACCTGTGCCGGGCGGCGCTGCGGTACGACGAGGTGCTGGGCGGACGCCTCGCCGCGGCCATCGCCTACTACGGGTTCTTCGCCGTCTTCGCGCTGGCGCTGATCGGCTACTCGATCTTCGGCGTGCTCATCGACAACAACGTCCGCCTCTTCGAGATCGTGCAGGACTTCCTCGACGAGAACCTGCCGTTCCTGGACGTCGAGGCGATCCTGGCCAGCGGCCGTACGGTCGGCATCGTCGGCCTGGTCGGCCTGGTCTTCACCGGCATCGGCTGGGTCGAGGCGATCCGCTCCTCGCAACGGCTGATCTGGCGGCTCAACGAGCAGCCCGGCTACATCGGCATCCGGCAGGCCGTCGACCTGCTCGTCCTGCTCGGCATCCTCCTGCTGCTGAGCATCTCGGTCGGGGCCGTGTACGGCCTGGAGTCCCTGCTCGACTGGATCTCCGACGGCAGGGCCAACCTGCTGCTGTCGATCATCAGCACCGTGCTGACGATCGGGATCAACATGCTGCTGGCGGCCGCGCTGCTCGCCGCGGTGCCCCGGCTGCGGATGACCGCCCGGCGGATGGCCCCGCCCGTGCTGCAGGTCGGCGTCGGCATCTACCTGCTCAACACCGTGGGCAAGTCGTTCGTCGGGCTGATCCAGCGCAACCCGGCGTACGGCCTGGTCGCCAGCGCCGTCGGGCTGCTGGTCTACCTCTATGTCTTCAACCAGATCCTGCTGTTCGGGGCGGCGTGGGCGGCGACCAGCCCGCACGGACGCGTCGTCGACCTGTCGGCTGACGATAAAACTGCCCCGGTGGGGCAAAATACCTGGATTCGGCACCACCGCCCGGAATGA
- a CDS encoding TetR/AcrR family transcriptional regulator: protein MPRVSEEHLTARREQILAAARACFLRRGLHNTSMQDLIQEAGLSVGAVYRYFKSKNEIINAISQTVAGGLAAVLTEIAAEEDLSLVDSLSRVLDVIDEQVAPGGNFPLAIQVWSEATLDPAIAAIVRERYLELRQPFRVIAKRAAARGELAADADPEAVAATLFGFIPAYATQRQLVGSPDKETFLSGVRALLTR, encoded by the coding sequence GTGCCACGCGTCTCCGAAGAGCACCTCACCGCCCGCCGCGAGCAGATCCTCGCGGCGGCTCGCGCCTGCTTCTTGCGCCGCGGCCTGCACAACACGTCCATGCAGGACCTCATCCAGGAGGCCGGCCTCTCGGTGGGCGCGGTCTACCGCTACTTCAAGTCGAAGAACGAGATCATCAACGCGATCTCGCAGACCGTGGCCGGCGGCCTGGCGGCGGTCCTGACGGAGATCGCCGCCGAGGAGGACCTGAGCCTCGTCGACTCGCTCTCCCGGGTCCTGGACGTCATCGACGAGCAGGTCGCCCCGGGCGGCAACTTCCCCCTGGCGATCCAGGTGTGGAGCGAGGCGACGCTGGATCCCGCCATCGCGGCCATCGTCCGCGAGCGCTACCTCGAGCTGCGCCAGCCGTTCCGGGTCATTGCGAAGCGGGCGGCCGCGCGCGGCGAGCTGGCCGCGGACGCGGATCCCGAGGCGGTGGCGGCCACTCTCTTCGGCTTCATCCCGGCCTATGCGACCCAGCGCCAGCTCGTCGGCTCGCCGGACAAGGAGACGTTCCTCAGCGGCGTACGGGCGCTGCTAACCCGCTGA
- a CDS encoding SCO4848 family membrane protein codes for MVLSRRWSAFLVTVGVWTWLIWPRFGLAIYKDDRSFADGRPTSFLTVHAALIAASLAIGTVVGVLGVRGWRAASRQTSIAEDSVVAGADQPKN; via the coding sequence GTGGTGCTCTCCCGGCGGTGGTCCGCCTTCCTGGTGACGGTCGGTGTCTGGACCTGGCTCATCTGGCCCCGGTTCGGTCTGGCGATCTACAAGGACGACCGGTCCTTCGCCGACGGCCGGCCGACGTCCTTCCTGACGGTCCACGCGGCGCTGATCGCCGCCTCGCTCGCCATCGGGACGGTGGTCGGGGTGCTCGGCGTCCGCGGGTGGCGAGCCGCGTCCCGCCAGACATCGATCGCCGAAGATTCCGTGGTCGCGGGGGCCGATCAGCCGAAAAATTGA
- a CDS encoding BMP family lipoprotein has translation MRPVRGTRIVAILAAGGLTLAAAACGDAPAETPSGSGASGAAAATYKACMVTDTGGIDDRSFNASAWAGMQAAKEAQSNVEPKYVASTAEADYEPNLRQFVTQKCNFILAVGGLMGDATKKVAAENKSQQFGIVDSSVQDATNVFPMQFATDEAAFLAGYLAAGYSKSGKVATYGGLKIPPVTVFMDGFADGVKYYNEQKKKNVQVLGWDKAKQNGTFAENFGDQNKGKSITNTFVAQGADVIMPVAGGTGLGTADVAKASNGKVSVIWVDQDGCKSAEQYCDVFLTTVVKNINDAVKQAVSDGAAGKPLAATPGYLGKLENDGVSLAPYNKFDSKVDSGLKSEVDQLKQDIIAGKVKVESPNAPK, from the coding sequence TTGCGCCCAGTACGTGGGACCCGAATCGTTGCGATTCTCGCGGCGGGTGGGCTGACGCTCGCCGCCGCGGCCTGTGGCGACGCCCCTGCTGAGACCCCGAGCGGCTCGGGCGCCAGCGGCGCCGCCGCCGCGACATACAAGGCGTGCATGGTCACCGACACCGGCGGCATCGACGACCGGTCGTTCAACGCCTCGGCGTGGGCCGGCATGCAGGCCGCCAAGGAGGCCCAGAGCAACGTCGAGCCGAAGTACGTGGCGTCGACGGCCGAGGCCGACTACGAGCCCAACCTGCGCCAGTTCGTGACGCAGAAGTGCAACTTCATCCTCGCGGTCGGCGGCCTCATGGGCGACGCCACCAAGAAGGTCGCGGCGGAGAACAAGAGCCAGCAGTTCGGCATCGTCGACAGCAGCGTCCAGGACGCGACCAACGTGTTCCCGATGCAGTTCGCCACCGACGAGGCCGCGTTCCTGGCCGGCTACCTCGCCGCGGGCTACTCCAAGTCCGGCAAGGTCGCCACGTACGGCGGCCTGAAGATCCCGCCGGTCACCGTCTTCATGGACGGCTTCGCCGACGGCGTGAAGTACTACAACGAACAGAAGAAGAAGAACGTGCAGGTGCTCGGCTGGGACAAGGCCAAGCAGAACGGCACCTTCGCGGAGAACTTCGGCGACCAGAACAAGGGCAAGTCGATCACCAACACGTTCGTCGCCCAGGGCGCCGACGTGATCATGCCGGTGGCCGGCGGCACGGGCCTGGGCACCGCGGACGTCGCCAAGGCGTCCAACGGCAAGGTCTCCGTCATCTGGGTCGACCAGGACGGCTGCAAGAGCGCCGAGCAGTACTGCGACGTCTTCCTGACCACGGTCGTCAAGAACATCAACGACGCCGTGAAGCAGGCCGTGTCCGACGGCGCGGCGGGCAAGCCCCTCGCGGCCACCCCGGGCTACCTGGGCAAGCTCGAGAACGACGGCGTCTCGCTCGCGCCGTACAACAAGTTCGACAGCAAGGTCGACTCGGGCCTCAAGTCCGAGGTCGACCAGCTCAAGCAGGACATCATCGCGGGCAAGGTCAAGGTCGAGTCGCCGAACGCGCCGAAGTGA
- a CDS encoding ABC transporter ATP-binding protein: MANDHIDLTVEPGEVHALLGENGAGKSTLMNQLYGLLQPDEGEIVVDGAARTFRSPRDAIAAGIGMVHQHFMLVPVFTVAENIALGAEKTRAGFLDRRRARREVLEVSERYGLPVDPDALVENLPVGAQQRVEIVKALTRDVDLLILDEPTAVLTPQETEELLEVMRGLSDAGKSIVFITHKLKEVKAIADRITVIRRGRTVGTVSPRTSEEELASTMVGRAVSLDIDKAPAEPGREVLKISGLVVEDERGVRAVDGVDLVVRAGEVLGVAGVQGNGQTELVEALMGLREPSAGSIMVDNEDLIGMSTKHILRSGIGYVPEDRSHDGLVKEFSVAENLVLDQYDRPPYGNAFRLDPGAVATAARERVEQFDIRTSSAEAAVSTLSGGNQQKVVVARELSRPLRLFIAAQPTRGVDVGSIEFIHGRIVHERDVGTAVLVISSELDEVVGLADRIAVMYRGRILAIVSPDTPREELGLLMAGITDGGTPATPATAPVAPVGEPDSAGPGGAVAAGGDDDKPAAGDGAAEKGTK; encoded by the coding sequence GTGGCCAACGACCACATCGACCTCACCGTCGAACCCGGTGAGGTCCACGCCCTGCTCGGTGAGAACGGCGCGGGCAAGTCCACCCTGATGAACCAGCTCTACGGCCTGCTGCAGCCGGACGAGGGCGAGATCGTGGTCGACGGCGCGGCGCGGACCTTCCGCAGCCCCCGCGACGCCATCGCCGCCGGCATCGGCATGGTCCACCAGCACTTCATGCTGGTGCCCGTCTTCACCGTCGCGGAGAACATCGCGCTGGGCGCGGAGAAGACCCGCGCCGGCTTCCTCGACCGCCGCCGCGCCCGCCGCGAGGTGCTCGAGGTCTCCGAACGGTACGGCCTGCCCGTCGACCCCGACGCCCTGGTCGAGAACCTGCCGGTCGGCGCGCAGCAGCGCGTGGAGATCGTCAAGGCCCTCACCCGCGACGTCGACCTGCTGATCCTCGACGAGCCGACCGCGGTGCTCACCCCGCAGGAGACCGAGGAGCTCCTCGAGGTCATGCGCGGGCTGTCCGACGCGGGCAAGTCGATCGTCTTCATCACCCACAAGCTCAAAGAGGTCAAGGCCATCGCCGACCGGATCACCGTGATCCGGCGCGGGCGTACGGTCGGGACCGTCAGCCCCCGGACCTCCGAGGAGGAGCTGGCGTCGACCATGGTCGGCCGCGCGGTCAGCCTCGACATCGACAAGGCTCCCGCCGAGCCGGGCCGCGAGGTCCTGAAGATCAGCGGGCTCGTCGTGGAGGACGAGCGCGGCGTACGCGCCGTCGACGGCGTCGACCTGGTCGTACGTGCGGGCGAGGTGCTCGGCGTCGCCGGGGTCCAGGGCAACGGGCAGACCGAGCTCGTCGAGGCCCTGATGGGCCTGCGGGAGCCGAGCGCCGGGTCGATCATGGTCGACAACGAGGACCTGATCGGCATGAGCACCAAGCACATCCTGCGCTCCGGCATCGGGTACGTGCCCGAGGACCGCAGCCACGACGGCCTGGTCAAGGAGTTCTCCGTCGCCGAGAACCTGGTGCTCGACCAGTACGACCGGCCGCCGTACGGCAACGCCTTCCGGCTCGACCCGGGTGCGGTCGCGACGGCGGCCCGCGAGCGCGTCGAGCAGTTCGACATCCGTACGTCCTCGGCCGAGGCGGCGGTCAGCACGCTCTCCGGCGGCAACCAGCAGAAGGTCGTGGTGGCCCGTGAGCTGTCCCGGCCGCTGCGCCTGTTCATCGCCGCCCAGCCCACCCGCGGCGTCGACGTGGGCTCGATCGAGTTCATCCACGGCCGCATCGTCCACGAGCGCGACGTCGGCACGGCGGTCCTCGTGATCTCCAGCGAGCTCGACGAGGTGGTGGGGCTGGCGGACCGGATCGCGGTGATGTACCGCGGCCGGATCCTGGCCATCGTCTCGCCGGACACGCCCCGCGAGGAGCTGGGCCTGCTGATGGCGGGCATCACCGACGGCGGCACGCCTGCCACGCCCGCCACCGCGCCGGTTGCGCCGGTGGGGGAGCCGGACTCCGCCGGGCCGGGAGGGGCCGTGGCCGCCGGGGGCGACGACGACAAGCCGGCGGCCGGCGACGGGGCCGCAGAGAAGGGGACGAAGTGA
- a CDS encoding ABC transporter permease has product MTTDGPVGAPKIADETAADGATDAAAPGPVGAKPAQPEPGDGDTLLNRFLQNLWAANTVTVTLLSVVLALVIGAIFIIVSDPDVLHTFGYLTARPSDAFNASWTVVSDAYADLFKGAIVDPATITAWANGTGTWRQVFFPISETLTYAAPLVFTGLSVALAFRGGLFNIGGQGQAVVGTITAAMAGFFLPLPPVIHLIAALAAGLLGGALWGFVPGILKARTGAHEVIVTIMLNYTANLFLGWLILQKGIQQPGRSDAISKTVDGSAQLSSFGGELRANLGIVLAVLATAVVAWLLNRSAFGFELRAVGANPPAARTAGISVAKTYTLLMVTAGGLAGLGGATQVLGTAHALTPQVAGNIGFDGLLVALLGRNRPWGTLLAAILFGALRAGGNRMQSFSGISLELVTVLQALIVIFIAAPALVKAIFHLRAARSARLGASMAKGW; this is encoded by the coding sequence GTGACCACCGACGGACCGGTCGGCGCGCCCAAGATCGCCGACGAGACGGCCGCGGACGGCGCCACGGACGCCGCCGCGCCGGGCCCGGTGGGCGCGAAGCCGGCTCAGCCCGAGCCGGGCGACGGCGACACCCTGCTGAACCGCTTCCTGCAGAACCTGTGGGCGGCCAACACCGTCACGGTGACCCTGCTCTCGGTCGTGCTGGCGCTGGTCATCGGCGCGATCTTCATCATCGTGTCGGACCCCGACGTGCTCCATACCTTCGGCTACCTGACCGCCCGGCCCAGCGACGCGTTCAACGCCAGCTGGACGGTGGTCAGCGACGCGTACGCGGACCTGTTCAAGGGCGCGATCGTCGACCCCGCCACGATCACCGCGTGGGCGAACGGCACCGGGACGTGGCGGCAGGTCTTCTTCCCGATCTCCGAGACCCTCACGTACGCCGCCCCGCTGGTCTTCACCGGCCTCTCCGTGGCGCTGGCGTTCCGCGGCGGCCTGTTCAACATCGGCGGCCAGGGCCAGGCGGTCGTCGGCACGATCACCGCGGCGATGGCGGGCTTCTTCCTGCCGCTGCCGCCGGTGATCCACCTGATCGCGGCGCTGGCCGCCGGCCTGCTCGGCGGCGCGCTCTGGGGCTTCGTGCCCGGCATCCTCAAGGCCCGGACCGGCGCCCACGAGGTGATCGTGACGATCATGCTGAACTACACGGCCAACCTGTTCCTCGGCTGGCTGATCCTGCAGAAGGGCATCCAGCAGCCCGGCCGCAGCGACGCGATCAGCAAGACGGTGGACGGCTCCGCGCAGCTGTCCTCGTTCGGCGGGGAGCTGCGGGCGAACCTCGGCATCGTGCTGGCCGTGCTGGCCACCGCCGTGGTCGCCTGGCTGCTGAACCGCTCCGCGTTCGGCTTCGAGCTGCGCGCGGTCGGCGCCAACCCGCCCGCCGCCCGGACCGCCGGCATCAGCGTCGCCAAGACGTACACGCTGCTCATGGTGACCGCCGGTGGGCTGGCCGGGCTCGGCGGCGCCACCCAGGTGCTGGGCACCGCGCACGCGCTGACCCCGCAGGTCGCCGGCAACATCGGCTTCGACGGCCTGCTGGTCGCGCTGCTCGGCCGCAACCGGCCGTGGGGGACGCTGCTCGCCGCGATCCTGTTCGGCGCGCTGCGCGCCGGCGGCAACCGGATGCAGTCGTTCTCCGGCATCTCCCTGGAGCTCGTCACCGTGCTCCAGGCTCTGATCGTCATCTTCATCGCCGCACCGGCTCTCGTGAAGGCGATCTTCCACCTGCGCGCCGCCCGCTCAGCGCGGCTCGGCGCCTCGATGGCGAAGGGCTGGTGA
- a CDS encoding ABC transporter permease: MSTATAEDLTAAAAPARFWDRQRRLGVGVAAIGLVATVLFGALAPSQTARFTLSEDAAGAALSINGQVGAIAFGVIALGAGAVLLAGLARRYQTSVLSLGILAFVLSFLCWQVAGKFLPLVDTVSGTLELAVPLILGALAGVLGERSGVVNVAIEGQFLMGAFGAALVGTMATSVWAGVLSAAVGGALIAAILAVLAIRYLVDQVVVGIVLNLLALGVTGFLYERLMQPDAQSYNQPPKMPEWHIPGLADIPVIGPVLFDTNALVWLALILVFAIHFGLTRTRWGLRTRAVGEHPTAADTVGIRVRGLRYLNVLLGGVIAGAGGAYFTLVATGSFNKNMTSGAGFIALAALIFGRWTPFGALGAALFFGFAQKLATYLSAVGSPVPSQFLNMLPYLATIVAVAGLVGRVRAPAADGQPYIKS; encoded by the coding sequence GTGTCGACCGCGACAGCGGAGGACCTGACCGCGGCGGCAGCGCCGGCGCGGTTCTGGGACCGGCAGCGGCGCCTCGGCGTCGGCGTGGCCGCGATCGGCCTGGTGGCGACCGTTCTCTTCGGCGCCCTGGCGCCCTCGCAGACCGCCCGGTTCACGCTCAGCGAGGACGCCGCCGGCGCGGCGCTCTCGATCAACGGGCAGGTCGGGGCGATCGCCTTCGGCGTCATCGCCCTCGGCGCGGGCGCGGTGTTGCTCGCCGGCCTGGCCCGCCGCTACCAGACGAGCGTGCTGAGCCTGGGCATCCTCGCCTTCGTCCTGTCCTTCCTGTGCTGGCAGGTCGCCGGCAAGTTCCTGCCGCTGGTCGACACCGTCAGCGGCACGCTGGAGCTGGCCGTACCCCTGATCCTGGGTGCCCTGGCGGGCGTCCTGGGGGAGCGGTCCGGCGTGGTCAACGTGGCGATCGAGGGGCAGTTCCTGATGGGCGCCTTCGGCGCCGCCCTGGTCGGCACGATGGCGACCAGCGTCTGGGCCGGCGTGCTCAGCGCCGCGGTCGGCGGCGCGCTCATCGCCGCGATCCTCGCCGTGCTCGCGATCCGCTACCTCGTCGACCAGGTCGTGGTCGGCATCGTGCTGAACCTGCTGGCGCTGGGCGTGACCGGCTTCCTGTACGAGCGCCTGATGCAGCCCGACGCGCAGTCCTACAATCAGCCGCCGAAGATGCCCGAGTGGCACATCCCCGGGCTCGCGGACATCCCCGTGATCGGCCCGGTGCTGTTCGACACCAACGCGCTGGTCTGGCTCGCGCTCATCCTGGTCTTCGCGATCCACTTCGGGCTCACCCGCACCCGCTGGGGCCTGCGTACCCGCGCGGTCGGCGAGCACCCCACCGCGGCGGACACGGTCGGCATCCGGGTACGCGGGCTGCGCTACCTCAACGTGCTGCTCGGCGGCGTGATCGCGGGAGCGGGCGGGGCGTACTTCACGCTGGTGGCCACGGGCAGCTTCAACAAGAACATGACCTCGGGCGCCGGCTTCATCGCGCTGGCCGCGCTGATCTTCGGCCGCTGGACGCCGTTCGGGGCGCTGGGCGCGGCGCTGTTCTTCGGCTTCGCGCAGAAGCTCGCCACGTACCTGAGCGCCGTCGGCAGCCCGGTGCCCAGCCAGTTCCTCAACATGCTGCCGTACCTGGCGACGATCGTGGCGGTGGCCGGGCTCGTCGGCCGGGTACGTGCGCCCGCGGCCGACGGCCAGCCGTACATCAAGAGCTGA